From one Phaeodactylum tricornutum CCAP 1055/1 chromosome 16, whole genome shotgun sequence genomic stretch:
- a CDS encoding predicted protein — MTLIIKPFIREDENAERYVPIFSQIIKSTGKQFESNIMEHILQYRELEATELQLIKLVKIAEDWLTQYARIEVAEVPANLRASLMLYEGVEVNQVAQNTTFSMRENVSVLSKELKKLLCFLWRHDCVGTGIIVKTRQELSDLLELSESSTQIIEGGLIGKLLVDILLENPASTSQCPLGCVYAAARCFFISKDQLVLRSADASASQVATIMHLFRLAYCSVVGTVSHPLGYIEGAKVLVKTIMERPTMNTLGPMIRHLREIQMQKPKIVDRYFSRNGEIVVQGLIFKPEIWKTLIPRVVSAARLVLSQIFDGKDWEVFLTTTLPLLNVGISGGADEGVQFQVQQAGGDVFSESLKLSPQLNEMDQDHLSSIVEFCLHGLGLGSMRYSETLGLQDFQVLWGDGALYFYAKSTKKWKAQSKLSTELTQHKLPKSISRIVLLFRLVISLRGGDLSSFVPVRSDRKYLMKDFVQSLFCLPRAPDDLQVRHFFASLSNYLFPMQDDGKATTSDMVAMQSHHAPSTHASTYFTHRKAHLEDYYDAYHFHLGDKDTQWTFDIPLDVLPENTIVAALKILYGGEANWLSETQRSMVLTWSTLSKNVIANLPCGGGKSAVWEVTAYARHRVGLTRKCAVVVVPYKFLAYNHYHSAKSKFELLDGVSVDMLESSAVCSNQVPTILKSDVLPHILFLTVDALAKLLEFHLPIVQSMQSRLAGFVIDECHCPYTETFRPVFDCLQDLTMFGVPICALSGTLPSTFPSSLMKYYGVSAFETVADSDCIGDGFSLSIKQCHDEVAAVTRKVVQERNQNSRSAIHIIAASARVAELLFQQLCSKSFQCLLVTSLRGGRTQSSTFLQ; from the coding sequence ATGACCTTGATCATCAAGCCATTTATCAGAGAAGATGAGAATGCTGAGAGATATGTTCCTATCTTCTCCCAGATCATCAAAAGTACTGGCAAGCAATTTGAAAGCAATATCATGGAACACATTCTTCAATACCGTGAGCTGGAGGCAACTGAACTTCAATTGATCAAGTTGGTTAAGATTGCAGAAGATTGGCTGACTCAATATGCAAGGattgaagttgctgaagtGCCTGCTAACCTCAGAGCCAGCTTGATGCTTTATGAGGGAGTGGAGGTCAATCAAGTTGCCCAGAACACAACTTTTTCTATGAGAGAAAATGTCAGCGTGTTGAGCAAGGAACTGAAAAAGCTCCTGTGCTTCCTCTGGAGAcatgattgtgttggaactggtatcattgtcaagacaagaCAAGAGCTCTCTGATCTTCTGGAGCTCAGTGAGTCTTCTACTCAGATCATTGAAGGTGGTCTGATAGGCAAGCTTCTGGTTGATATCTTACTGGAAAATCCTGCCAGCACAAGTCAATGTCCATTGGGCTGTGTCTATGCTGCAGCTAGATGCTTCTTCATTTCCAAGGACCAGCTTGTGTTGAGATCAGCTGATGCATCTGCTTCCCAAGTTGCCACCATAATGCACTTGTTCAGACTGGCCTACTGTTCTGTTGTGGGGACTGTGAGCCATCCTCTTGGTTACATAGAAGGAGCAAAAGTTCTGGTGAAAACTATTATGGAGAGGCCCACCATGAACACCCTTGGACCCATGATCAGGCATCTCAGAGAGATCCAGATGCAGAAACCCAAGATTGTTGACAGGTATTTCTCTAGAAATGGAGAGATTGTGGTGCAAGGGCTCATCTTCAAGCCAGAAATTTGGAAGACTCTCATTCCAAGGGTTGTTAGTGCTGCCAGACTTGTTCTCAGTCAGATCTTtgatggaaaggattgggaAGTCTTTTTGACCACAACTCTGCCTTTGCTCAATGTTGGAATATCAGGTGGAGCTGATGAGGGAGTTCAGTTTCAAGTTCAACAAGCTGGTGGAGATGTGTTCAGTGAATCTTTGAAGCTGTCTCCTCAGCTCAATGAAATGGATCAAGACCATCTGTCATCCATTGTGGAGTTCTGTTTGCATGGTCTGGGTCTTGGCAGTATGAGGTATTCAGAAACTTTAGGCCTACAAGATTTTCAAGTTCTCTGGGGGGATGGTGCTTTGTACTTCTATGCCAAATCTAcaaagaagtggaaggcCCAGTCAAAACTCAGTACTGAGCTTACCCAGCACAAGcttccaaagtcaatttCAAGGATTGTACTGCTCTTCAGACTTGTCATTTCATTGAGAGGAGGGGATTTGTCAAGCTTTGTACCAGTAAGAAGTGACAGGAAGTACCTCATGAAAGACTTTGTGCAGTCTCTATTTTGTCTTCCCAGAGCACCTGATGATCTTCAAGTCAGGCATTTCTTTGCAAGTCTGTCCAACTATTTGTTCCCTATGCAAGATGATGGGAAGGCCACCACTTCTGACATGGTTGCCATGCAGAGTCATCATGCTCCTTCTACTCATGCCAGTACCTACTTTACTCATAGAAAGGCTCATCTTGAGGACTACTATGATGCCTACCACTTTCATCTTGGAGACAAGGATACTCAGTGGACCTTTGATATTCCCCTGGATGTTCTGCCTGAGAATACcattgttgctgctctcaAAATCTTGTATGGTGGAGAAGCAAATTGGCTGTCTGAGACTCAGAGGAGTATGGTTCTGACATGGTCCACTTTGTCCAAGAATGTGATAGCCAATCTACCTTGTGGAGGAGGGAAGTCTGCTGTGTGGGAGGTGACAGCCTATGCCAGACATAGAGTTGGTTTGACAAGGAAGTGTGCTGTTGTGGTGGTTCCCTACAAGTTTCTAGCCTACAATCACTACCATTCTGCCAAGTCCAAATTTGAACTATTAGATGGTGTCAGTGTTGATATGTTGGAGAGTTCTGCTGTTTGTTCCAATCAAGTTCCAACCATTCTAAAGTCAGATGTTCTTCCACACATTCTATTCCTCACAGTTGATGCACTGGCTAAATTGTTGGAATTCCATCTTCCCATAGTGCAAAGTATGCAATCAAGATTGGCTGGTTTTGTCATTGATGAGTGTCACTGTCCATATACAGAAACATTCAGACCAGTATTTGACTGTTTGCAGGACCTTACAATGTTTGGTGTTCCCATTTGTGCTCTGAGTGGTACACTTCCATCTACCTTTCCTTCTTCTCTGATGAAGTACTATGGAGTATCTGCCTTTGAGACTGTGGCAGATAGTGATTGCATTGGTGATGGCTTCTCCCTGTCAATCAAGCAGTGTCATGATGAAGTTGCTGCAGTGACTAGGAAGGTGGTGCAGGAGAGGAATCAGAATTCAAGAAGTGCAATTCATATCATTGCAGCATCTGCCAGAGTTGCAGAGCTTCTTTTCCAGCAGCTGTGTTCCAAGAGTTTTCAGTGTCTGCTTGTGACttccctaaggggagggagaacccagagtagtactttcctacaataa